In Stenotrophomonas sp. ESTM1D_MKCIP4_1, a single genomic region encodes these proteins:
- a CDS encoding aminodeoxychorismate synthase component I produces MTHAPLIHPLPHPIDLLALQQHDPARFPLLMESTASGTAQGRWSLLLAAQGERLRLDADGQVRDQHDAVQPGSFLQALDRAWQAARLPHDGSHSLPFRGGWALMLDYEVASQIEPVLPARARDDGRPTALALRCPAAVLHDHENDASFVIAEASEQALLDALVAQASATLPEAGQGWQPPQSVGEDAPQRFTDGVRQVIDYLRAGDVFQVNLSRRWSAQFAAPVSPQALYAQLRRANPAPFAGLFSAHGRHVVSSSPERLVSVHAGHAQTRPIAGTRPRFEGDDDAARIQELVGHPKERAEHVMLIDLERNDLGRICLPGTVVVDELMTVESYAHVHHIVSNVSGHLRPEVTPGEVIAATFPGGTITGCPKVRCMQIISELEQVPRGAYTGAFGWLNRDGDLDLNILIRTAEVDGHEVSFRTGAGIVADSDPDKELDETRAKARGLLRALGQQG; encoded by the coding sequence ATGACCCACGCCCCGCTGATCCACCCGCTGCCACACCCGATCGATCTGCTGGCCCTGCAACAGCACGACCCCGCGCGCTTCCCGCTGCTGATGGAATCCACCGCCTCGGGCACCGCCCAGGGGCGCTGGAGCCTGCTGCTGGCCGCGCAGGGCGAGCGCCTGCGGCTGGATGCCGACGGCCAGGTGCGCGACCAGCACGACGCCGTGCAGCCGGGCAGCTTCCTGCAGGCACTGGACCGCGCCTGGCAGGCCGCACGCCTGCCGCACGACGGCAGCCACAGCCTGCCGTTCCGTGGCGGCTGGGCGCTGATGCTCGATTACGAAGTGGCCAGCCAGATCGAACCGGTACTGCCCGCGCGTGCACGCGATGACGGCCGCCCGACCGCGCTGGCCCTGCGTTGCCCGGCGGCCGTGCTGCATGACCACGAGAACGATGCCAGCTTCGTCATCGCCGAAGCCAGCGAGCAGGCCCTGCTGGACGCGCTGGTGGCACAGGCCTCGGCCACGCTGCCCGAGGCCGGGCAGGGCTGGCAGCCACCGCAGTCGGTGGGCGAGGACGCGCCGCAGCGCTTCACCGACGGCGTGCGCCAGGTGATCGACTACCTGCGTGCTGGTGATGTGTTCCAGGTCAACCTGTCGCGGCGCTGGAGCGCGCAGTTCGCCGCGCCGGTCAGTCCGCAGGCGCTGTACGCGCAATTGCGCCGCGCCAATCCTGCACCGTTCGCTGGCCTGTTCAGTGCGCATGGCCGCCACGTGGTCAGTTCCTCGCCGGAACGGCTGGTATCGGTGCATGCCGGACACGCGCAGACCCGGCCGATTGCGGGCACCCGCCCACGCTTTGAAGGCGATGATGATGCCGCGCGCATCCAGGAGCTGGTCGGCCACCCCAAGGAACGCGCCGAGCACGTGATGCTGATCGACCTGGAGCGCAACGACCTGGGCCGCATCTGCCTGCCCGGCACCGTGGTGGTCGATGAACTGATGACCGTGGAAAGCTATGCCCACGTGCACCACATCGTCAGCAACGTCAGCGGCCATCTGCGCCCCGAGGTCACCCCGGGCGAGGTGATTGCCGCGACCTTCCCGGGCGGCACCATCACCGGCTGCCCCAAGGTGCGCTGCATGCAGATCATCAGCGAGCTGGAGCAGGTGCCGCGGGGGGCTTATACCGGTGCCTTCGGCTGGCTGAACCGCGATGGCGACCTGGACCTGAACATCCTCATCCGCACCGCCGAAGTGGACGGGCATGAGGTGAGCTTCCGTACCGGCGCCGGCATCGTGGCTGATTCCGACCCGGACAAGGAACTGGACGAAACCCGCGCCAAGGCCCGCGGCCTGCTGCGCGCGCTGGGCCAGCAGGGGTAA
- the mltG gene encoding endolytic transglycosylase MltG, with translation MAGAKRGCLFVVMLVVVLGAVLAGAGAWFFYQQSQFADRHITPSAESVVIASGDGMNSVLRKLREAGVDEGQDTQWQLLARQLDAAGKLKVGEYALDGSLTPRELLLRMRAGKVLQHRVTLVEGWNIRQVRAALKRAEPLLHTTDSLDDAALMQRLGFGGQHPEGRFLPETYVYQRGDSDMDVLKRAHAAMEKALDEAWESRAADLPINSPYELLTLASIIEKETALASERPQIAGVFMRRLKIGMRLQTDPTVIYGIGTAYDGNIRRRDLTTDTPYNTYTRAGLTPTPIAMPSRDALMAAAQPAAGDALYFVAVGDGSGAHVFSPSLDQHNAAVARYLQQLRQQRTKETPAQ, from the coding sequence ATGGCGGGAGCCAAGCGCGGGTGTCTGTTCGTGGTCATGCTGGTGGTGGTGCTGGGCGCCGTCCTGGCGGGCGCGGGCGCGTGGTTCTTCTACCAGCAGAGCCAGTTCGCCGACCGCCACATCACCCCCTCCGCCGAGAGCGTGGTCATCGCCAGCGGCGATGGCATGAACAGCGTGCTGCGCAAGCTGCGCGAGGCCGGTGTGGACGAAGGCCAGGACACCCAGTGGCAGCTGCTGGCGCGCCAGCTTGATGCCGCCGGCAAGCTGAAGGTGGGCGAGTACGCGCTGGACGGCAGCCTGACCCCGCGTGAGCTGCTGCTGCGCATGCGTGCGGGCAAGGTGCTGCAGCATCGCGTCACCCTCGTCGAAGGCTGGAACATCCGCCAGGTGCGTGCCGCGCTCAAGCGCGCCGAACCGCTGCTGCACACCACCGATTCGCTGGATGATGCCGCGCTGATGCAGCGCCTGGGTTTCGGCGGCCAGCATCCGGAAGGCCGCTTCCTGCCGGAAACCTACGTCTACCAGCGCGGCGACAGTGACATGGACGTGCTCAAGCGCGCCCATGCCGCAATGGAAAAAGCGCTGGACGAGGCCTGGGAAAGCCGCGCCGCCGACCTGCCGATCAACAGCCCGTATGAGCTGCTGACCCTCGCCTCGATCATCGAAAAGGAAACCGCGCTGGCCAGCGAGCGCCCGCAGATTGCCGGGGTGTTCATGCGCCGCCTGAAGATCGGCATGCGCCTGCAGACCGATCCCACCGTCATCTACGGCATCGGCACGGCCTACGACGGCAACATCCGCCGCCGCGACCTGACCACCGATACGCCCTACAACACCTACACCCGTGCGGGCCTGACCCCGACGCCGATTGCCATGCCCAGCCGCGATGCGCTGATGGCCGCCGCACAGCCGGCCGCAGGCGATGCGCTGTACTTCGTCGCCGTGGGCGACGGCAGTGGCGCGCACGTGTTCTCGCCCAGCCTGGACCAGCACAACGCCGCCGTTGCCCGCTACCTGCAGCAGCTGCGCCAGCAACGCACCAAGGAGACCCCGGCGCAATGA
- the tmk gene encoding dTMP kinase — MSSALLRHPRFVSLEGGEGAGKTTAINAIRDCLRSHGHEVVLTREPGGTPLAERIRGLLLKPDAEIAAEPLSAEAELLLVFAARAQHVRQVIQPALQRGAYVLSDRFTDSSYAYQGGGRGLDPQWIADLERRAVGLLPGLTLLLDVDVAVGRARANGRDLWPDRIESEQDDFFQRVREVFRRRAQQDPQRFALIDAGQVQERVAADVVATVERWLQAGEGA; from the coding sequence ATGAGTTCCGCGCTGCTTCGCCACCCGCGTTTCGTCAGCCTGGAAGGCGGCGAGGGCGCGGGCAAGACCACCGCCATCAATGCCATCCGTGATTGCCTGCGCAGCCACGGCCATGAGGTGGTGCTGACCCGCGAACCGGGTGGCACGCCGCTGGCCGAGCGCATCCGCGGGCTGCTGCTGAAGCCCGACGCCGAGATCGCCGCCGAACCACTCAGCGCCGAAGCCGAGCTGCTGCTGGTGTTTGCCGCGCGTGCCCAGCACGTGCGCCAGGTCATCCAGCCGGCACTGCAGCGCGGTGCCTATGTGCTGAGCGACCGCTTCACCGATTCCAGCTATGCCTACCAGGGCGGTGGCCGTGGCCTGGACCCGCAGTGGATTGCCGACCTGGAGCGCCGCGCCGTGGGCCTGCTGCCGGGGCTGACCCTGCTGCTGGATGTGGACGTGGCCGTGGGCCGCGCCCGGGCCAATGGCCGCGACCTGTGGCCGGACCGCATTGAAAGCGAGCAGGATGATTTCTTCCAGCGCGTGCGCGAAGTGTTCCGCCGCCGCGCGCAGCAGGACCCGCAGCGCTTCGCCCTGATCGATGCCGGTCAGGTGCAGGAGCGCGTGGCCGCCGATGTCGTGGCCACGGTGGAACGCTGGCTGCAGGCCGGGGAGGGCGCATGA
- a CDS encoding DNA polymerase III subunit delta' — MSSFSPWQQRAFDQTVAALDADRLGHGLLICGPAGLGKHEVALALADHVLARGDAAHATRTRQLIAAGTHPDLQLVSFIPNKSGDKLRTEIVIEQVREITNKLALTPQYGVAQVVIVDPADAINRSAANALLKTLEEPQPGRYLWLISSDPARLPQTVRSRCQRLEFKLPPRDEAMAWLQQQGHSEASAREALDAARGHPGQADNWLREDGLSLRREVGRELEQLAAGKTGAVELAQKWCGDENAALRLRFAADLALAQASTDALTAPDRLHKLAAWFDAANRTRDLLRTTVRADLAVVELLLAWNKVNERPAARGNR, encoded by the coding sequence ATGAGCAGTTTCTCCCCCTGGCAGCAGCGCGCCTTCGACCAGACCGTGGCCGCGCTGGATGCCGACCGGCTCGGCCATGGCCTGTTGATCTGCGGCCCGGCCGGGCTGGGCAAGCATGAGGTGGCGCTGGCCCTGGCCGACCACGTGCTGGCCCGTGGCGATGCCGCGCATGCCACGCGCACGCGCCAGTTGATTGCTGCCGGTACGCACCCGGACCTGCAGCTGGTCAGCTTCATTCCGAACAAGAGCGGCGACAAGCTGCGCACCGAGATCGTCATCGAGCAGGTGCGCGAGATCACCAACAAGCTGGCGCTGACCCCGCAGTACGGCGTGGCCCAGGTGGTGATCGTCGACCCGGCCGATGCCATCAACCGCTCGGCTGCCAACGCACTGCTGAAGACCCTGGAAGAGCCGCAGCCCGGCCGCTACCTGTGGTTGATCAGCAGTGACCCGGCGCGCCTGCCGCAGACCGTGCGCAGCCGCTGCCAGCGCCTGGAATTCAAACTGCCGCCGCGCGATGAAGCGATGGCCTGGCTGCAGCAACAGGGCCACAGCGAAGCGTCCGCACGCGAAGCACTGGATGCGGCGCGTGGCCATCCGGGCCAGGCCGACAACTGGCTGCGCGAAGACGGCCTGAGCCTGCGCCGCGAAGTGGGCCGTGAACTGGAACAGCTGGCCGCTGGCAAGACCGGTGCGGTGGAGCTGGCGCAGAAGTGGTGTGGTGATGAGAACGCGGCCCTGCGCCTGCGCTTTGCCGCCGATCTGGCGCTGGCCCAGGCCAGCACCGACGCCTTGACCGCGCCGGACCGATTGCACAAGCTTGCAGCGTGGTTCGATGCTGCCAACCGCACCCGCGACCTGCTGCGCACCACCGTGCGTGCAGACCTTGCGGTGGTCGAGTTGCTGCTGGCCTGGAACAAGGTGAACGAGCGGCCTGCCGCAAGGGGAAATCGATGA
- a CDS encoding PilZ domain-containing protein, with translation MSASNARQGILSLAVKDKAALYSAYMPFVKNGGIFVPTPKRYFLGDEVFLLLTLPDSSERLPVAGKVIWVTPAGAQGNRVAGIGVQLADGQEGENVRHKIETLLAGLTSSDKPTHTM, from the coding sequence ATGAGTGCCAGCAACGCCCGCCAGGGCATCCTGTCCCTGGCTGTAAAGGACAAAGCCGCGCTGTACAGCGCATACATGCCGTTCGTGAAGAATGGCGGCATCTTCGTGCCCACGCCCAAGCGTTACTTCCTGGGCGACGAAGTGTTCCTGCTGCTGACCCTGCCCGATTCCAGCGAGCGCCTGCCGGTGGCTGGCAAGGTGATCTGGGTGACCCCGGCTGGCGCACAGGGCAACCGCGTGGCCGGCATCGGCGTGCAGTTGGCCGATGGCCAGGAAGGCGAGAACGTACGCCACAAGATCGAGACCCTGCTGGCCGGCCTGACCAGCTCGGACAAGCCGACGCACACGATGTAA